One genomic window of Saccopteryx bilineata isolate mSacBil1 chromosome 4, mSacBil1_pri_phased_curated, whole genome shotgun sequence includes the following:
- the PLD4 gene encoding 5'-3' exonuclease PLD4 produces the protein MGAEARPPEVLRPLQRVLVALVWPDPPATRNSQRREQLQVLGTLAVLWSAGMTLTFLLWHVPRLPSEEAPAWSWGGDSSPAGEPLGERQFPRQLPDACQLILVESTPQDLAFAAGSPSAQPTAQAWLQLLDTAQASVHMASYYWSLTGSDIGVNDSSSQLGEALLQKLQQVLDRNVSLAVATSRPTLARNSTDLQVLAARGAQVRQVPMGRLTGGVLHSKFWVVDGRHIYLGSANMDWRSLTQVKELGVVIYNCSRLARDLEKTFQTYWVLGAPKAVLPKHWPQNFSTHFNRFQPLWARFDGVPTTAYLSASPPTLCPWGRTRDLDALLAVMREARRFLYVSVMDYFPTTRFTHPARYWPVLDNALREAAFSRGVRVRLLVSCGLNTDPSMFPYLRSLQAFSDPTVNVSVDVKVFIVPVGNHSNIPFSRVNHSKFMVTDKTAYIGTSNWSEDYFSSTSGVGLVVSQRASAARPGFSTVQEQLRKLFERDWNSRYAVGLDGQAQGQDCVWHD, from the exons GTGCTGAGACCTCTCCAGAGAGTGCTGGTGGCCCTTGTGTGGCCCGACCCCCCCGCGACTCGCAACTCCCAGAGAAGAGAG CAATTGCAGGTCCTGGGAACACTGGCTGTGCTGTGGTCTGCGGGCATGACTCTCACCTTCCTCCTGTGGCATGTGCCCCGTCTGCCCTCTGAAGAAGCGCCCGCCTGGTCCTGGGGAGGTGACTCCAGCCCAGCCGGGGAGCCCCTGGGGGAGAGGCAGTTCCCACGGCAGCTGCCAGACGCTTGCCA GCTGATCCTCGTGGAGAGCACCCCCCAGGACCTGGCCTTCGCAGCCGGCAGCCCATCCgcccagcccacagcccaggCCTGGCTGCAGCTGCTGGACACTGCCCAGGCGAGCGTCCACATGGCCTCCTACTACTGGTCCCTCACGGGCAGCGACATCGGGGTCAACGACTCGTCTTCCCAGCTG GGAGAGGCCCTTCTGCAGAAGCTGCAGCAGGTCCTGGACAGGAACGTCTCCCTGGCTGTGGCCACCAGCCGCCCGACGCTGGCCAGGAACTCCACTGACCTGCAGGTCCTGGCCGCCCGAG GTGCACAGGTGCGGCAGGTGCCCATGGGGCGGCTCACCGGGGGCGTTCTGCATTCCAAGTTTTGGGTGGTGGATGGGCGGCACATCTACCTGGGCAGTGCCAACATGGACTGGCGGTCCCTGACGCAG GTGAAGGAGCTGGGCGTGGTCATCTACAATTGCAGCCGCCTGGCCCGAGACCTGGAGAAGACCTTCCAGACCTACTGGGTACTGGGGGCGCCCAAGGCTGTGCTTCCCAAACACTGGCCTCAGAACTTCTCAACCCACTTCAACCGCTTCCAGCCCCTCTGGGCCCGCTTTGACGGGGTGCCCACCACAGCCTACCTCTCA GCCTCGCCGCCCACGCTCTGCCCCTGGGGCCGCACGCGGGACCTGGACGCGCTGCTGGCAGTGATGCGGGAGGCCCGACGGTTCCTCTACGTCTCCGTGATGGACTATTTTCCCACCACGCGCTTCACCCACCCGGCCAG GTACTGGCCAGTGCTGGACAATGCACTGCGGGAGGCGGCCTTCAGCAGGGGTGTACGGGTGCGTCTGCTGGTCAGCTGTGGGCTCAACACGGACCCCAGCATGTTTCCTTACCTGCGGTCCCTGCAAGCCTTCAGTGACCCCACAGTCAACGTCTCTGTGGACGTG AAAGTCTTCATCGTGCCAGTGGGGAACCACTCCAACATCCCGTTCAGCAGGGTGAACCACAGCAAATTCATGGTCACAGACAAGACAGCCTACATCG GCACCTCCAACTGGTCAGAAGATTACTTCAGCAGCACCTCCGGTGTGGGCCTGGTGGTCAGCCAGAGGGCCTCCGCTGCCCGGCCAGGGTTCAGCACCGTGCAGGAGCAGCTGCGGAAACTATTCGAACGAGACTGGAACTCCCGCTACGCCGTGGGCCTGGATGGACAAGCCCAGGGCCAGGACTGTGTGTGGCATGACTGA